The Borreliella andersonii genome has a segment encoding these proteins:
- a CDS encoding Gldg family protein yields the protein MKNKENEVLNLTLNLTIIFLIFCNISIFIFKIDFTKHKAFTISKVTKNLFSSANETIFITYYNSGSLENYFAFPSQIKNFLISFSDASKGKVIYKEVDADKISTPLEHIGIPSQQIDLRDINQLSILKIYSGIEIIYEGKREVIPVVTEISNLEYDLANGLDKLINNTKKVLGLAFGDSTLKEAHKNFYEIMKKAFGIEIKEIDLKTEKLEDIRKDINGLFIIGAKEIDEKIAKKIDDFIVNDGKIFVATSAIDYNPQNPYGITPIKSSLFDLFESYGIKYNDNIILDKRAPTIFLGGNFQTYYPWILIDKSNIVKEDMPLLKNFYTATIPWSSSLELIKKDETEVKFLPLFASSKQSWQVKEPNLSNVSLNAFEVPNKFEENKIKMLGYAIEGKIKSPYKDQYSKNSKIILTGSSMIFSDYMYNGSPSNFELSGRISDYLMQKEEFFNIKSREVRAKLKFASSSNEMVNAKFSLIIVNLIILPTIILIFGLVRFTRKRKAN from the coding sequence ATGAAAAATAAAGAAAATGAAGTTTTAAACCTAACTTTGAACCTTACAATAATCTTTTTGATTTTTTGTAATATATCTATTTTCATTTTTAAAATAGACTTTACAAAACACAAAGCTTTTACAATATCTAAAGTTACAAAAAATTTGTTCTCAAGTGCAAATGAAACAATATTTATAACATATTACAATTCAGGAAGCCTTGAAAACTATTTTGCTTTTCCAAGCCAAATAAAAAATTTTTTAATAAGTTTTTCTGATGCTTCAAAAGGCAAGGTAATTTATAAAGAAGTTGATGCTGATAAAATTTCAACACCATTAGAGCACATTGGTATTCCCTCTCAGCAAATAGACTTAAGAGATATTAATCAGCTCTCAATACTCAAAATATACTCAGGAATTGAGATTATTTACGAAGGCAAAAGAGAAGTAATACCGGTTGTAACAGAAATCAGTAATTTAGAATATGACCTTGCAAATGGACTTGACAAGCTAATAAACAATACAAAAAAAGTTTTAGGGCTTGCTTTTGGAGACAGCACTTTAAAAGAAGCACACAAAAACTTTTACGAAATAATGAAAAAAGCATTTGGAATTGAAATCAAAGAAATAGATTTAAAAACTGAAAAATTAGAAGACATTAGAAAAGATATAAATGGATTATTCATTATTGGCGCTAAAGAAATTGATGAAAAAATTGCAAAAAAAATTGACGATTTTATTGTTAATGATGGGAAAATATTTGTTGCAACAAGTGCAATTGACTACAATCCTCAAAATCCATATGGCATAACTCCTATTAAATCAAGCCTATTTGATCTATTTGAAAGTTATGGTATAAAATACAACGATAATATTATTCTTGATAAAAGGGCACCCACAATCTTCTTGGGTGGCAATTTCCAAACTTACTATCCGTGGATCTTAATAGACAAAAGCAATATTGTAAAAGAAGACATGCCATTACTTAAAAATTTTTATACCGCTACAATTCCTTGGAGCAGCTCATTAGAACTTATAAAAAAAGATGAAACAGAAGTAAAATTTTTACCTCTATTTGCAAGTTCCAAACAATCATGGCAAGTTAAAGAACCTAATCTTTCAAACGTATCTTTGAATGCATTTGAAGTTCCAAATAAATTCGAAGAAAATAAAATTAAAATGCTAGGATATGCAATTGAAGGAAAAATTAAAAGTCCTTATAAAGATCAATATTCAAAAAATTCTAAAATAATCCTAACAGGATCAAGCATGATATTTAGTGATTATATGTACAACGGTTCTCCATCAAACTTTGAACTATCAGGAAGAATTTCAGATTATTTAATGCAAAAGGAAGAATTTTTTAATATTAAGTCTCGAGAAGTACGAGCTAAATTAAAATTTGCAAGCTCTTCAAACGAAATGGTAAATGCAAAGTTTTCATTAATAATTGTTAACTTAATTATTCTTCCAACAATAATATTAATATTTGGACTTGTTAGATTTACCAGAAAAAGAAAAGCAAATTAA
- a CDS encoding ABC transporter permease — MKIDLKQSLSLSKKELKILFGTPTAYVVMLFFLIFINFSFIFLSGFFIKDNASLTSYFSSMPIILMLVLPALSMGIFSEEHKTGSIELLYALPLSPQEIVLGKFITLKIFTLILFSLTLPLTIMTIFMGEFDLGIILLQYLGIILYSLSVLSMGTFISSITKSQIVSYILTVFTLILILFSGKLVMIFGKENIIGEMLNFVSITNHFSYFNMGILNLSDFIYFITFTITFLILSTYSITLKKWR; from the coding sequence ATGAAAATAGATTTAAAGCAATCTTTATCGCTTTCTAAAAAAGAACTAAAAATATTATTTGGAACACCAACTGCATACGTTGTGATGCTATTTTTTTTAATATTCATAAATTTTTCATTTATTTTTTTATCAGGATTTTTTATTAAAGATAATGCATCTCTTACCTCTTATTTCTCTTCAATGCCTATTATTTTAATGTTAGTACTGCCAGCACTCAGCATGGGAATATTCTCAGAAGAACACAAAACAGGAAGCATTGAGCTTCTTTATGCCCTACCGCTAAGCCCTCAAGAAATAGTTTTGGGCAAATTTATTACACTTAAAATATTTACCTTAATACTATTCTCACTTACCCTACCTCTTACAATAATGACAATTTTCATGGGTGAATTTGACCTCGGGATAATATTGCTTCAATATTTAGGAATAATTCTTTATTCCCTTTCCGTGCTAAGCATGGGAACATTTATATCCTCTATTACAAAAAGCCAAATAGTTTCTTACATTCTAACCGTATTTACATTAATATTAATACTATTTTCTGGGAAATTGGTTATGATCTTTGGAAAAGAAAATATCATAGGAGAAATGCTTAATTTCGTTTCAATAACTAATCACTTTAGCTATTTTAATATGGGCATATTAAACTTATCTGACTTTATTTATTTTATTACATTCACAATAACATTTCTCATACTAAGCACATACAGCATAACACTAAAAAAATGGAGATAA
- a CDS encoding ABC transporter ATP-binding protein — MINVEKVTKMYGPFTALFNVSFKVKEGEVLGILGPNGAGKSTLIKILTSFHYPSKGNVKIFGKDIVEHSKEILQQIGYVPEKLALYPELSVKEYLKFISEIKGVNKLKKEIDRVISIFKLKEVENKLISQLSKGFKQRVGIAGALINNPKLVILDEPTNGLDPNQIIEFKEFLRELAKESTILFSSHILSEVESICKRIIIVNNGVIAADDTKENIIKNKLKEIEIELIVLKKFENEKKIFNSKNDIFTLIKIEEHEKDLNISLKLSQGKTEEDLFSYIVKNNIILKAMIPKHESLEKIFSKLTKGR, encoded by the coding sequence ATGATAAATGTAGAAAAAGTTACTAAAATGTATGGACCATTTACAGCATTATTTAATGTTAGCTTTAAGGTTAAAGAAGGCGAAGTGCTTGGTATACTTGGCCCAAATGGAGCCGGAAAGTCTACATTAATCAAAATCTTAACATCATTTCACTATCCAAGTAAAGGAAATGTTAAAATTTTTGGAAAAGATATTGTAGAGCATTCAAAAGAAATACTACAACAAATAGGATATGTTCCTGAAAAACTAGCTCTTTATCCAGAGCTTTCTGTCAAGGAATATTTAAAGTTTATATCAGAAATAAAAGGTGTTAACAAATTAAAAAAAGAAATTGACAGAGTAATAAGTATATTCAAATTAAAAGAAGTTGAAAATAAGCTGATTTCTCAACTTTCAAAAGGATTTAAACAAAGAGTAGGAATAGCTGGCGCTTTAATAAACAATCCTAAACTTGTAATACTTGATGAACCAACAAATGGCCTTGACCCAAATCAAATAATTGAATTTAAAGAATTTTTAAGAGAGCTTGCTAAAGAAAGTACAATACTATTCTCTTCACACATACTAAGCGAAGTAGAATCTATTTGTAAAAGAATAATTATTGTCAACAACGGAGTAATTGCTGCTGATGACACAAAAGAAAATATTATTAAAAATAAACTTAAAGAGATTGAAATAGAATTAATAGTTTTAAAAAAATTTGAAAATGAGAAAAAAATTTTCAACAGCAAAAACGATATTTTTACGTTAATAAAAATTGAAGAACACGAAAAAGATTTAAATATTTCATTAAAACTATCTCAAGGTAAAACAGAAGAGGATCTCTTTAGCTATATAGTAAAAAATAATATAATCTTAAAAGCAATGATCCCAAAACATGAAAGCCTTGAAAAGATATTTAGCAAATTAACCAAGGGGAGATAA